One Hordeum vulgare subsp. vulgare chromosome 4H, MorexV3_pseudomolecules_assembly, whole genome shotgun sequence DNA window includes the following coding sequences:
- the LOC123449894 gene encoding probable aquaporin TIP4-1 — translation MAATKHADSFDEREVAVVDTGCVRTVLGELVLTFLFVFTGVAAAMAAGVPELPGAAMPMATLAGVALAQALAAGVLVTAGFHVSGGHLNPAVTVALLARGHITAFRAVLYVVAQLLASSLACILLRCLTGGQPTPVPVHTLGAGIGPMQGLVMEIILTFSLLFVVYATILDPRTTVPGYGPMLTGLIVGANTIAGGNFSGASMNPARSFGPALATGVWTNHWIYWVGPLVGGPLAGFVYEMVFMVKKTHEPLLGWDF, via the exons ATGGCCGCCACCAAGCACGCGGATTCGTTCGACGAGCGTGAAGTCGCCGTCGTCGACACCGGCTGCGTCCGCACCGTGCTGGGGGAGCTGGTCCTCACCTTCCTCTTCGTCTTCACCGgagtcgccgccgccatggccgccg GGGTGCCGGAGCTGCCGGGCGCGGCTATGCCGATGGCGACGTTGGCCGGGGTTGCGCTTGCGCAGGCGCTGGCGGCGGGGGTGTTGGTGACGGCGGGGTTCCATGTCTCCGGCGGGCACCTCAACCCGGCGGTGACGGTGGCGCTGCTGGCGCGCGGGCACATCACGGCGTTCCGGGCGGTGCTGTACGTGGTGGCCCAGCTGCTGGCCTCCTCCCTCGCCTGCATCCTCCTCCGGTGCCTCACCGGCGGCCAG CCTACACCGGTTCCGGTGCACACCCTGGGCGCAGGCATAGGCCCCATGCAAGGCCTGGTCATGGAGATCATCCTCACCTTCTCCCTCCTCTTCGTCGTGTACGCCACCATCCTCGACCCGCGGACCACGGTGCCCGGCTACGGACCGATGCTCACCGGCCTTATTGTCGGTGCCAACACCATTGCGGGCGGCAACTTCTCTGGGGCGTCCATGAACCCTGCTCGGTCTTTCGGGCCTGCGTTGGCTACCGGGGTGTGGACCAATCATTGGATCTATTGGGTTGGCCCATTGGTCGGTGGTCCGTTGGCCGGTTTTGTCTATGAGATGGTCTTCATGGTGAAGAAGACGCACGAGCCTCTGCTTGGTTGGGACTTTTAG